One Mesorhizobium sp. L-2-11 genomic region harbors:
- the lpdA gene encoding dihydrolipoyl dehydrogenase: protein MAENYDVIIIGSGPGGYVTAVRSAQLGFKTAIVEREHLGGICLNWGCIPTKALLRSAEIMHYSDHLKDYGLKIDGKVSVDTAAVVDRSRKVSLRLNGGVAFLMKKNKVDVIWGEAKLSKAASGDKPGEIVVSKSSKKPMEPQPPAPKGVKGEGTYTARHIILATGARPRALPGIEPDGKLIWTYFEAMVPKEMPKSLLVMGSGAIGIEFASFYRTMGAEVTVVELLPAVMPVEDAEVSKFAQKQFEKQGMKIILDAKVTKVEKAANSVTAHVEMNGKVEKITADRMISAVGVQGNIENLGLEALGVKTDRGCVVVDGYGSTNVPGIYAIGDVAGPPMLAHKAEHEGVVCVEKIANVPGVHATDKLKIPGCTYCNPQVASVGLTEAKAKAEGKDIRVGRFQFAANGKAIALGEDQGFVKTIFDRKTGQLLGAHMVGAEVTELIQGFVVAMNLETTEEELMHTIFPHPTLSEMMKESVLDAYGRALNA from the coding sequence GTGGCTGAGAACTACGACGTCATCATCATCGGCTCCGGCCCCGGCGGCTATGTCACGGCGGTGCGTTCCGCCCAACTCGGATTCAAGACAGCGATCGTCGAGCGCGAGCATCTCGGCGGCATCTGCCTCAACTGGGGTTGCATTCCGACCAAGGCGCTGCTGCGTTCGGCCGAGATCATGCACTATTCGGATCATTTGAAGGACTACGGCTTGAAGATCGACGGCAAGGTCAGCGTCGATACCGCTGCCGTGGTCGACCGCTCGCGAAAGGTTTCGCTGCGGCTGAACGGCGGCGTCGCCTTCCTGATGAAGAAGAACAAGGTCGATGTCATCTGGGGCGAGGCCAAGCTGTCCAAGGCGGCTTCCGGCGATAAACCGGGCGAGATCGTCGTGTCGAAATCGTCGAAGAAGCCGATGGAGCCACAGCCGCCGGCGCCCAAGGGCGTCAAGGGCGAGGGCACATACACTGCCAGGCACATCATCCTGGCGACCGGCGCCAGGCCGCGGGCGTTGCCCGGCATCGAGCCCGACGGCAAGCTGATCTGGACCTATTTCGAAGCAATGGTGCCGAAGGAGATGCCGAAATCACTGCTGGTGATGGGTTCGGGCGCAATCGGCATCGAATTCGCCTCATTCTACCGCACCATGGGCGCGGAGGTGACGGTGGTCGAGTTGTTGCCGGCGGTGATGCCGGTCGAGGACGCAGAGGTCTCGAAATTCGCGCAAAAGCAGTTCGAGAAGCAAGGCATGAAGATCATCCTCGATGCCAAGGTCACCAAGGTCGAAAAAGCTGCGAACTCGGTGACCGCGCATGTCGAGATGAACGGCAAGGTCGAGAAGATCACCGCCGACCGGATGATCTCGGCCGTCGGCGTGCAGGGCAATATCGAGAATCTCGGCCTCGAAGCGCTCGGCGTGAAGACCGATCGCGGCTGCGTCGTCGTCGACGGCTACGGCAGCACCAATGTGCCCGGCATCTATGCCATCGGCGACGTTGCCGGCCCGCCTATGCTCGCCCACAAGGCCGAGCATGAAGGCGTGGTCTGCGTGGAAAAGATCGCCAACGTCCCCGGCGTGCACGCCACTGACAAACTGAAAATTCCGGGCTGCACCTATTGCAACCCGCAGGTTGCCTCCGTTGGGTTGACTGAAGCGAAAGCCAAGGCCGAAGGCAAGGACATCCGCGTCGGCCGCTTTCAGTTCGCCGCCAACGGCAAAGCCATCGCGCTCGGCGAGGACCAGGGTTTCGTCAAGACCATCTTCGACAGGAAGACCGGGCAGTTGCTCGGCGCGCATATGGTCGGCGCCGAAGTGACCGAGCTGATCCAGGGCTTTGTCGTGGCGATGAACCTGGAGACCACCGAGGAAGAACTGATGCACACGATCTTCCCGCATCCGACGCTGTCGGAGATGATGAAGGAAAGCGTGCTCGACGCCTATGGCCGCGCGCTCAACGCATGA
- a CDS encoding GlsB/YeaQ/YmgE family stress response membrane protein gives MDVNGVGWIAAIIIGGLAGWLAEMFMKSNMGILMNIVLGIVGAIVLNAILQALNIGAFGAGWIAYLITGFIGACLLIWVGRLVRR, from the coding sequence ATGGACGTGAATGGCGTGGGCTGGATCGCAGCCATCATCATCGGCGGGCTGGCGGGCTGGCTTGCCGAGATGTTCATGAAAAGCAACATGGGCATCCTGATGAACATCGTTCTGGGCATCGTCGGCGCGATCGTGCTGAATGCCATCCTGCAGGCGCTCAACATCGGCGCCTTCGGCGCCGGCTGGATCGCCTATTTGATCACCGGTTTCATTGGCGCCTGCCTGCTGATCTGGGTAGGGCGCCTGGTGCGCCGTTAG
- the lipA gene encoding lipoyl synthase, with the protein MVTVLDTIANAPRLRHPEKAHKPDQDVLRKPDWIRVKAPMSKGYAETRDIVKSHRLVTVCEEAGCPNIGECWEKKHATFMIMGEICTRACAFCNVATGIPTALDPDEPARIAHAVKQMGLTHVVITSVDRDDLADGGAQHFAEVIGAIRAATPSTTIEILTPDFLRKEGALEIVVAAKPDVFNHNLETVPSNYLTVRPGARYFHSIRLLQRVKELDPSIFTKSGIMVGLGEERNEILQLMDDLRSANVDFMTIGQYLQPSKKHHPVIRFVTPEEFKSFETIGKTKGFLLVASSPLTRSSHHAGDDFAKLRAAREAFLRKSA; encoded by the coding sequence ATGGTCACCGTCCTCGACACGATCGCCAATGCGCCGCGCCTGCGGCATCCTGAAAAGGCGCACAAGCCTGACCAGGATGTGCTGCGCAAGCCCGACTGGATCCGCGTCAAGGCGCCGATGTCGAAAGGCTATGCCGAGACGCGCGACATCGTGAAGTCGCACCGACTGGTGACGGTGTGCGAAGAGGCCGGGTGCCCCAATATCGGTGAGTGCTGGGAGAAGAAGCACGCCACGTTCATGATCATGGGCGAGATCTGCACGCGCGCCTGCGCCTTCTGCAACGTCGCCACCGGCATTCCGACGGCGCTCGATCCCGATGAACCGGCGCGCATCGCCCACGCCGTCAAGCAAATGGGTCTGACCCATGTCGTCATCACCTCGGTCGACCGCGACGATCTCGCCGATGGCGGAGCTCAGCACTTTGCCGAGGTCATCGGCGCCATCAGGGCGGCAACGCCTTCGACGACGATTGAAATCCTGACGCCCGACTTCCTGCGCAAGGAAGGTGCGCTGGAGATCGTGGTGGCGGCCAAGCCGGATGTGTTCAACCACAATCTGGAGACCGTTCCGTCGAACTATCTGACAGTCCGGCCGGGCGCCCGCTATTTCCATTCGATCAGGCTGCTGCAGCGGGTCAAGGAACTCGATCCCTCGATCTTCACCAAATCCGGCATCATGGTTGGCCTTGGCGAGGAGCGGAACGAGATCCTGCAATTGATGGACGATCTGCGTTCGGCCAATGTCGACTTCATGACCATCGGTCAGTATCTGCAGCCATCGAAAAAGCACCATCCGGTGATCCGTTTCGTCACGCCGGAGGAATTCAAGTCCTTCGAGACGATCGGCAAGACCAAGGGCTTCCTGCTGGTGGCATCGAGCCCGCTGACGCGTTCGTCGCACCACGCCGGCGACGATTTCGCCAAGCTTCGCGCGGCGCGGGAAGCGTTTCTCAGGAAGTCCGCCTAA
- a CDS encoding type II toxin-antitoxin system RatA family toxin: MPQFEAHRRVAHTPEQMFALVADVESYPQFLPLCEALTVRSRKERDGRTLLVADMSIGYKAIRETFTTQVLLKPDEKAIDVKYIDGPFKYLSNAWRFEPADGGCNVCFFIDYEFKSRILGAVMGAMFDRAFRMFSEAFEKRADVIYGVAPAA; the protein is encoded by the coding sequence ATGCCACAATTCGAAGCCCATCGCCGCGTTGCGCATACGCCGGAACAGATGTTCGCTCTGGTCGCCGATGTCGAATCCTATCCGCAATTCCTGCCGCTTTGCGAGGCGCTGACGGTTCGCTCGCGCAAGGAGCGCGACGGACGCACCCTCCTCGTCGCCGACATGAGCATCGGCTACAAGGCGATCCGCGAGACCTTTACCACGCAGGTGCTGCTAAAGCCTGACGAGAAGGCCATCGACGTCAAATATATCGACGGTCCGTTCAAATATCTGAGCAATGCCTGGCGTTTCGAGCCGGCCGACGGCGGTTGCAATGTCTGCTTCTTCATCGACTACGAATTCAAGAGTCGTATTCTGGGTGCGGTGATGGGAGCGATGTTCGATCGCGCCTTCCGCATGTTCTCCGAGGCGTTCGAGAAGCGCGCCGACGTCATCTATGGCGTAGCGCCGGCAGCCTGA
- a CDS encoding CinA family protein: MSNSDLADALLQACQQRGIMLATAESCTGGMIIAALTDIAGSSTVVDRGFITYSNEAKTEMLGVSAATLEAHGAVSRETAVEMAAGALDHSRAGLTLAVTGIAGPGGGSTEKPVGLVWFGIALTGRPVVSECQLFADKGRNFIRRETVRHALELGLRALAADQAAGATP; this comes from the coding sequence ATGAGCAACAGCGATCTCGCAGATGCCCTGCTTCAAGCCTGCCAACAGCGCGGCATCATGCTGGCGACGGCCGAGAGCTGCACCGGCGGCATGATCATCGCCGCCCTGACCGACATCGCCGGCTCTTCGACGGTGGTCGACCGGGGTTTCATCACCTATTCCAACGAGGCTAAGACTGAGATGCTCGGCGTTTCCGCTGCCACGCTCGAGGCGCACGGCGCGGTCTCACGGGAAACGGCGGTCGAGATGGCGGCCGGCGCCCTGGACCATTCGCGCGCCGGGCTAACCCTTGCCGTCACCGGCATTGCCGGTCCGGGCGGCGGCTCGACGGAAAAGCCCGTCGGCCTGGTCTGGTTCGGTATCGCCTTGACCGGCCGGCCGGTCGTCAGCGAATGTCAGCTGTTTGCCGACAAGGGCCGTAATTTCATCCGCCGGGAGACGGTCAGGCACGCGCTTGAACTGGGCTTGCGCGCGCTCGCTGCGGATCAGGCTGCCGGCGCTACGCCATAG
- a CDS encoding bifunctional 2-C-methyl-D-erythritol 4-phosphate cytidylyltransferase/2-C-methyl-D-erythritol 2,4-cyclodiphosphate synthase → MTDASEKPALAADDKVAVVIVAAGRGARAGQADGPKQYQRIGGRAVIARTLDVFLAHPRIGPVVVAIHADDSGLFRSAAGANADRVVTVTGGASRQDSVRLGLLALRGHAPRRVLVHDAVRPFVDAELIDRTVAAIGERQAALPALPVADTLKRESAAGMIGETVSRNGLHAAQTPQGFPFWPILAAHEKAHHLGKADFTDDAAIAEWANIPVKIVPGSPDNVKLTWARDISMADQRLSSERSRFPDVRTGNGYDVHAFEPGDHVVLCGVTIAHDKKLSGHSDADVGLHALTDALLATCGAGDIGTHFPPSDPQWKGVASRIFVEHAAGLVRTRGGRIANADITLICEAPRVGPHREAMTEILSAMLAISRDRISIKATTNEKLGFVGREEGIAAIATASVVFPGDVPE, encoded by the coding sequence ATGACAGACGCAAGCGAAAAGCCGGCTTTGGCTGCGGACGACAAGGTTGCCGTGGTTATCGTCGCCGCCGGCCGCGGCGCGCGCGCCGGTCAGGCCGACGGACCGAAGCAATACCAAAGGATCGGCGGTCGCGCCGTCATCGCGCGGACATTGGACGTGTTTTTGGCGCATCCGAGAATCGGTCCTGTCGTCGTCGCCATTCATGCCGACGACAGCGGGCTTTTTCGCAGCGCCGCCGGCGCCAACGCCGATCGGGTCGTCACGGTGACGGGTGGCGCGTCCAGGCAGGACTCCGTCCGGCTCGGATTGCTTGCGCTGAGAGGCCATGCGCCGCGTCGGGTTCTGGTCCATGACGCCGTCCGCCCGTTCGTCGACGCGGAATTGATAGACCGCACGGTTGCCGCCATCGGCGAGCGCCAGGCAGCGCTGCCTGCCCTGCCCGTCGCCGATACGCTGAAGCGTGAATCGGCCGCCGGCATGATCGGCGAGACGGTTTCCAGGAACGGACTTCATGCCGCCCAGACGCCGCAGGGCTTTCCGTTCTGGCCGATCCTGGCTGCCCATGAAAAGGCCCATCATCTGGGCAAGGCGGACTTCACCGACGACGCCGCGATTGCCGAATGGGCGAACATTCCGGTGAAAATCGTTCCGGGCTCGCCGGACAATGTCAAACTCACCTGGGCAAGGGATATCTCGATGGCGGATCAGCGGCTTTCCAGCGAACGGTCGCGTTTTCCGGACGTCCGCACCGGCAATGGCTACGACGTCCATGCCTTCGAGCCCGGCGACCATGTCGTCCTGTGCGGCGTCACCATCGCGCACGACAAGAAACTGTCCGGCCATTCGGATGCCGATGTCGGCCTGCACGCCTTGACCGACGCGCTGCTCGCCACTTGCGGCGCCGGCGACATCGGCACGCATTTCCCGCCATCGGACCCGCAGTGGAAAGGCGTGGCCTCGCGGATCTTCGTCGAGCATGCGGCAGGACTGGTGCGCACGCGCGGCGGGCGCATCGCCAATGCCGACATCACGCTGATCTGCGAGGCGCCGCGCGTCGGCCCGCATCGCGAAGCGATGACCGAAATCCTTTCGGCAATGCTGGCGATTTCCCGGGACCGCATCTCGATCAAGGCGACAACCAACGAAAAGCTCGGCTTTGTCGGACGCGAGGAAGGCATAGCCGCCATCGCGACCGCCAGCGTCGTGTTTCCAGGCGATGTCCCCGAATGA
- the dusB gene encoding tRNA dihydrouridine synthase DusB: MLDLTKLASPLDVGRVRIRNRAFLAPMSGITDEPFRQRAYAHGAGLVVSEMVASGELARGRAGCGLRIRHSGLPVHMVQLAGREAAHMAEGARIAAGEGADIIDINMGCPAKKVTGGYAGSALMRDLDHALSLIEAVVGAVEVPVTVKMRLGWDESALNAPVLARRAEQAGVQMVTVHGRTRCQFYQGRADWRAIARIKQAVSIPVVANGDVGSPAEAALILDQSGADAVMIGRAHYGAPWTAGSIAAAAAKAAMPGLPESPQALADYIVAHYQDMLSLYGSESGVRQARKHLGWYLDRHAAGVVDEQRKAILTCFEPVRVIAALREVFSSAAEAMNLRSAA, from the coding sequence ATGCTTGACCTGACCAAATTGGCGTCGCCGCTGGACGTGGGTCGTGTGAGAATCCGCAATCGCGCTTTTCTCGCGCCCATGTCGGGCATAACGGATGAGCCGTTCCGGCAGCGTGCCTATGCGCATGGCGCCGGGTTGGTGGTCTCCGAGATGGTGGCGAGCGGCGAACTTGCCAGGGGCAGGGCCGGTTGCGGCCTGCGCATCCGCCATTCCGGGCTGCCGGTGCACATGGTCCAGCTTGCCGGCCGTGAGGCGGCGCATATGGCAGAGGGCGCCCGTATCGCTGCGGGCGAGGGCGCCGACATCATCGACATCAACATGGGTTGCCCGGCCAAGAAGGTGACGGGCGGCTATGCCGGTTCGGCGCTGATGCGCGATCTCGATCACGCTTTGTCGCTGATCGAGGCGGTGGTCGGCGCCGTCGAGGTGCCGGTCACGGTCAAGATGCGGCTCGGCTGGGACGAAAGCGCGCTCAATGCGCCTGTTCTGGCGCGCCGCGCCGAGCAGGCGGGGGTTCAGATGGTGACTGTGCATGGCCGCACGCGCTGCCAGTTCTACCAGGGCAGGGCCGACTGGCGCGCCATCGCACGCATTAAGCAGGCTGTTTCGATCCCGGTCGTTGCCAATGGCGATGTCGGCTCGCCGGCGGAGGCAGCATTGATCCTCGACCAGTCGGGCGCCGACGCGGTGATGATCGGCCGCGCGCACTACGGCGCACCCTGGACGGCAGGCAGCATCGCGGCAGCCGCGGCAAAAGCGGCGATGCCTGGTTTGCCGGAAAGCCCGCAAGCGCTGGCCGACTACATCGTTGCTCACTACCAGGACATGCTATCGCTCTACGGCAGCGAAAGCGGCGTGCGCCAGGCGCGCAAGCATCTTGGCTGGTATCTCGACCGCCACGCCGCTGGCGTCGTTGATGAGCAGCGAAAGGCCATCCTCACCTGCTTCGAGCCCGTCCGCGTCATCGCCGCGTTGCGCGAGGTGTTTTCAAGCGCTGCCGAGGCGATGAACCTGCGGAGCGCAGCATGA
- a CDS encoding two-component system sensor histidine kinase NtrB — MNAPVAQTMDMADAAHIVLNTIRRPVIMLDAEGFITFANADAEDFFRSSATMLARNTLPKLIPFGSPLLTLVDQVRERRAPVNEYRVDVSSPRLGIEKVVDLYVAPVSEFPGSVVVMFQERSMADKIDRQMTHRGAARSVTGLAAMLAHEIKNPLSGIRGAAQLLELSASDEDRALTRLITDETDRIVSLVDRMEVFSDERPVDRYPVNIHVVLDHVKAIAKNGFAKRIKILEDYDPSLPPVFANRDQLIQVFLNLVKNAAEAIGADPQGEITLSTAFRPGIRVSVPGSQGRVSLPLEFCVRDNGSGVSEDILPILFDPFITTKPNGSGLGLALVAKIVGEHGGIIECDSTPRATTFRILMPAWKETPFGTDDDAEGDRK; from the coding sequence ATGAATGCCCCCGTTGCACAGACCATGGACATGGCGGACGCCGCACACATCGTGCTCAACACCATCCGCCGCCCGGTGATCATGCTCGATGCGGAAGGCTTCATCACCTTCGCCAATGCCGATGCCGAGGATTTCTTCCGCTCGAGCGCGACCATGCTCGCCCGCAATACCCTGCCCAAGCTCATTCCCTTCGGCAGCCCGTTGCTGACGCTTGTCGACCAGGTGCGCGAACGCCGGGCACCCGTCAACGAATATCGGGTCGACGTATCGTCGCCGCGCCTCGGCATCGAGAAGGTCGTCGACCTCTATGTCGCGCCGGTGTCGGAATTCCCGGGCTCCGTCGTGGTGATGTTCCAGGAACGGTCGATGGCCGACAAGATCGATCGTCAGATGACGCACCGCGGTGCGGCACGCTCGGTGACCGGCCTTGCCGCAATGCTCGCCCACGAGATCAAGAACCCGCTCTCCGGCATCCGCGGCGCCGCCCAGCTGCTTGAACTGTCGGCTTCCGACGAGGATCGCGCGCTGACCCGGCTGATCACCGACGAGACCGACCGCATTGTCTCGCTGGTCGATCGCATGGAGGTGTTTTCCGACGAGCGGCCCGTCGACCGTTATCCGGTCAACATCCATGTCGTCCTCGACCATGTGAAAGCGATTGCCAAGAACGGTTTTGCCAAGCGGATCAAGATATTGGAGGATTATGATCCATCATTGCCTCCGGTTTTCGCCAACCGCGACCAGCTGATCCAGGTGTTCCTCAACCTGGTCAAGAATGCGGCCGAGGCCATTGGCGCCGATCCGCAAGGCGAGATCACCCTGTCGACCGCGTTCCGGCCGGGCATCCGTGTTTCCGTTCCGGGATCGCAGGGCCGCGTGTCGCTGCCGCTGGAATTCTGCGTGCGCGACAACGGTTCTGGCGTCTCCGAAGATATCCTGCCGATCTTGTTTGATCCCTTCATCACCACCAAGCCTAACGGGTCGGGGCTTGGTCTGGCGCTGGTCGCGAAAATCGTCGGCGAGCATGGCGGCATCATCGAATGCGATTCGACGCCGCGCGCAACCACCTTCCGCATCCTGATGCCAGCCTGGAAAGAGACGCCGTTCGGCACAGACGACGATGCCGAAGGAGACCGCAAATGA